A region from the Burkholderiales bacterium genome encodes:
- the pgl gene encoding 6-phosphogluconolactonase, whose protein sequence is MARRIADRLATAIAVREKATLVLSGGRTPIPFFEQLRQRTLPWARLVITLADERWVSATSADSNERLVRDHLLQGDAGMARFFGLKNAAPTPHEGLPNCSAMLGQLPRPYDVVVLGMGDDGHFASLFPDTSGLAAALDPYSEARCVAVNSPSAQYQRMSQTLAALVDARLLVLHIEGERKWRRYREALDSGPARELPARALLGQQRTPVEVYWAP, encoded by the coding sequence ATGGCGCGACGCATTGCGGATCGACTGGCAACCGCCATCGCAGTCAGGGAAAAAGCGACTCTCGTCCTTTCAGGCGGCCGCACGCCGATTCCGTTTTTCGAGCAACTGCGACAGCGGACCCTGCCTTGGGCCAGGCTTGTCATCACCCTGGCCGACGAGCGCTGGGTTTCAGCCACGTCGGCCGATAGCAACGAGCGTCTGGTTCGCGACCATTTGCTGCAAGGCGATGCGGGCATGGCGCGCTTCTTTGGACTGAAAAATGCGGCGCCTACACCTCATGAAGGCTTGCCGAACTGTTCGGCCATGCTCGGTCAACTGCCGCGACCATACGACGTTGTTGTGCTCGGCATGGGCGACGATGGCCACTTCGCGTCATTGTTTCCGGACACTTCCGGGCTAGCTGCGGCGCTCGATCCTTATAGCGAGGCGCGCTGCGTCGCGGTCAATTCGCCGTCAGCACAGTACCAGCGCATGAGCCAGACGCTGGCGGCACTGGTCGATGCCAGGCTGCTGGTTTTGCATATCGAAGGTGAACGCAAATGGCGGCGCTACCGGGAAGCGCTGGACAGCGGTCCGGCGCGCGAATTGCCGGCGCGCGCCTTGCTCGGTCAGCAACGGACTCCCGTAGAAGTCTACTGGGCGCCGTAA
- the zwf gene encoding glucose-6-phosphate dehydrogenase: MTQTQSQNFDMIVFGGSGDLAMRKLLPALYYLHRDPDFPKGRITAVARQTLTRDAYLAMVEEHLRKHIPASDWVDDDRNGFFERIDYCAMDAKQFGDYEALSAKLEGREERVRVFYLATVPELFRSISANLDAAGLITKEARVVLEKPIGRDLASANRINDEVGAVFDEHQIYRIDHYLAKETVQNLIAMRFGNTLFEPLWRRGWISYVQITVAEQIGMSGRGSYYETSGALRDMVQNHLLQLLCVIAMEPPNSLAPDAMRDEKLKVLRALRPLSGQQALAKTVRGQYRGGVIEGAATPAYREEEHVSPDSRVETFVALKAELDSWRWAGIPFFLRTGKRLQQRLSEIVITFREVPHSIFDTGNAIESNRLVIRLQPDESVKLYLMAKVPGDEMRLKPVSLNLDFRESFKTHEAGAYERLLMDVIRGKLTLFMRRDEVTAAWQWIEPVLEAWKGGEDAPKPYAAGTWGPPAASALIGRDGYHWNEES; the protein is encoded by the coding sequence ATGACGCAAACGCAATCCCAAAACTTCGACATGATCGTATTCGGCGGAAGCGGCGATCTGGCGATGCGGAAGTTGCTGCCCGCGCTTTACTATTTGCACCGCGATCCGGATTTTCCAAAGGGCCGCATCACCGCCGTCGCCCGGCAAACCCTTACGCGCGACGCTTACCTTGCCATGGTCGAGGAGCATCTGCGCAAGCACATTCCGGCCAGCGATTGGGTGGATGACGATCGAAACGGATTTTTCGAACGCATCGACTACTGCGCGATGGACGCCAAGCAATTCGGCGATTATGAAGCGCTGTCCGCCAAGCTCGAAGGGCGCGAGGAGCGCGTGCGCGTGTTTTATCTCGCGACCGTGCCCGAACTATTCAGGTCGATTAGCGCGAATCTCGATGCCGCGGGTTTGATCACGAAGGAAGCGCGCGTCGTGCTCGAAAAACCAATCGGCCGCGATCTCGCCTCGGCCAACCGCATCAACGACGAAGTCGGCGCAGTGTTCGATGAACACCAGATTTACCGCATCGATCACTATCTGGCCAAGGAGACGGTGCAGAACCTGATCGCGATGCGCTTCGGCAATACGCTGTTCGAGCCGTTGTGGCGGCGTGGCTGGATCAGTTACGTGCAGATCACCGTCGCCGAGCAAATCGGCATGAGCGGGCGCGGCAGCTACTACGAAACCTCGGGCGCGCTGCGCGACATGGTGCAAAACCATTTGCTGCAACTACTGTGCGTGATCGCCATGGAGCCCCCGAACAGCCTGGCGCCGGACGCGATGCGCGACGAAAAGCTCAAAGTTCTGCGCGCGCTGCGCCCGCTTTCCGGACAGCAGGCGCTGGCGAAAACCGTGCGCGGTCAATACCGCGGCGGTGTGATCGAGGGTGCAGCCACGCCCGCTTATCGCGAAGAAGAGCACGTTTCGCCGGACAGCCGGGTCGAGACTTTCGTCGCGCTGAAAGCGGAACTCGATTCATGGCGCTGGGCCGGCATTCCCTTTTTTCTGCGCACGGGGAAAAGGCTGCAACAGCGCTTGTCGGAAATTGTCATAACTTTCCGCGAGGTCCCGCATTCGATCTTCGATACGGGTAACGCGATCGAGTCGAACCGGCTGGTCATACGTCTGCAGCCTGACGAAAGCGTCAAGCTGTATCTGATGGCTAAAGTGCCGGGCGACGAGATGCGCCTGAAGCCGGTCAGCCTGAATCTCGATTTCAGGGAATCGTTCAAGACGCATGAGGCCGGCGCGTATGAACGGCTGTTGATGGACGTTATTCGCGGCAAGCTCACGCTGTTCATGCGCCGCGACGAAGTGACTGCGGCATGGCAGTGGATCGAGCCTGTCCTCGAGGCCTGGAAGGGCGGCGAGGATGCGCCGAAGCCGTACGCCGCGGGCACTTGGGGTCCGCCCGCCGCAAGCGCCTTGATCGGACGCGACGGCTATCACTGGAACGAGGAAAGTTGA
- a CDS encoding glutamine--tRNA ligase/YqeY domain fusion protein, which produces MPTASNQSAAGNGDAALDQLANFIRNIVDADNASGKYGGRVETRFPPEPNGYLHLGHAKSICLNFGLARDYGGVCHMRFDDTNPIREEQEYVDSILDAVKWMGFDWGPHLSYASDYFGRLYEFAEHLIERGLAYVDSLTADEMRKFRGTLTEAGKDSPYRDRPIAENRDLLGRMKAGEFADGAHVLRAKIDMTSPNINLRDPVMYRIRHAEHHRTGNDWCIYPSYDWMHGVNDALEDITHSICTLEFEDHRPLYEWFNERLADGGKLKRPLPRQIEFARLNLTYVVLSKRKLIQLVEEGHVDSWDDPRMPTLVGARRRGYTPEGFRLFAERIGVSKADSWIDYSILEDCMREDLNERCERRVAVLNPLRLIIDNYPDGQSEDCYAPNHPQKPELGTRPMPFSKELWIERNDFSETPVKGFFRLFPGQEVRLRYGYLIKCVGAEKDAGGEVAAVHCTYDPDTKSGTPGAQLTRKVKGNIHWVSAAHASRAEVRLYDRLFSVPNPGAGDSDHLLDINVSSKQILAPYLEPALKKANPEQRFQFERHGYFVADRIDSTLANPVFNRTVTLRDSWGKHTGKR; this is translated from the coding sequence ATGCCGACCGCATCAAATCAAAGCGCCGCCGGCAACGGCGATGCGGCCCTCGATCAGCTCGCGAATTTCATTCGCAATATCGTCGATGCCGACAACGCGAGCGGCAAGTACGGCGGCCGCGTCGAAACGCGCTTTCCGCCCGAGCCGAATGGCTATCTGCACCTCGGCCATGCCAAATCGATCTGTCTGAACTTCGGTCTCGCACGCGATTATGGCGGCGTGTGCCATATGCGTTTCGACGATACCAATCCGATCAGGGAAGAACAGGAGTACGTCGACTCCATCCTCGATGCGGTCAAGTGGATGGGTTTCGACTGGGGGCCGCATCTTTCGTACGCGTCGGATTATTTCGGCAGGCTTTACGAATTCGCCGAGCACCTGATTGAGCGCGGCCTGGCCTACGTCGATAGCCTGACTGCCGACGAAATGCGCAAATTCCGCGGCACGTTGACTGAAGCCGGCAAGGACAGTCCTTACCGCGATCGGCCGATCGCCGAAAACCGCGACCTGTTAGGTCGCATGAAAGCCGGCGAGTTTGCCGATGGAGCGCACGTGTTACGCGCGAAAATCGACATGACTTCGCCGAACATCAACCTGCGCGACCCGGTCATGTATCGCATTCGCCACGCCGAGCACCACCGCACCGGCAACGACTGGTGCATCTATCCGAGCTACGATTGGATGCACGGCGTCAACGACGCGCTCGAGGACATCACGCATTCGATTTGCACGCTCGAATTCGAAGACCATCGCCCGTTGTACGAATGGTTCAACGAACGGCTCGCCGACGGCGGCAAGCTGAAGCGCCCGCTGCCGCGGCAAATCGAATTCGCGCGGCTCAATCTGACCTACGTTGTGTTGTCGAAACGCAAGCTGATCCAGCTCGTCGAAGAAGGCCATGTCGACAGCTGGGACGATCCGCGCATGCCGACCCTGGTCGGCGCGCGCCGCCGCGGTTACACGCCCGAAGGTTTTCGCCTGTTTGCCGAGCGTATCGGCGTTTCGAAAGCCGATTCGTGGATTGACTATTCGATACTCGAAGACTGTATGCGCGAAGACCTCAACGAGCGCTGCGAGCGCCGCGTCGCCGTGCTGAATCCGCTCAGGCTCATCATCGATAATTATCCGGACGGGCAAAGCGAGGATTGTTACGCGCCCAACCACCCGCAAAAACCCGAGCTGGGCACGAGGCCGATGCCGTTTTCGAAGGAGCTCTGGATCGAGCGCAACGATTTTTCGGAAACGCCCGTCAAGGGTTTTTTCCGGCTGTTTCCCGGCCAGGAGGTGCGGCTACGCTACGGTTATCTGATCAAGTGCGTAGGCGCGGAGAAAGACGCAGGCGGTGAGGTGGCGGCAGTGCATTGCACGTACGATCCGGATACCAAAAGCGGCACGCCCGGCGCGCAGCTAACACGCAAGGTCAAAGGCAACATCCACTGGGTTTCAGCCGCGCACGCTTCGCGGGCGGAAGTGCGGCTGTACGATCGGTTATTTTCCGTGCCCAATCCCGGCGCCGGAGATAGCGATCACCTGCTCGATATTAACGTGAGCTCGAAACAGATACTCGCGCCCTATCTCGAACCTGCCCTGAAGAAAGCCAATCCTGAGCAGCGTTTTCAGTTCGAACGGCACGGTTACTTCGTAGCGGATCGCATTGATTCGACGCTGGCGAACCCGGTGTTCAATCGGACAGTGACGTTGCGGGATTCCTGGGGTAAGCATACGGGCAAGCGATAA
- the eda gene encoding bifunctional 4-hydroxy-2-oxoglutarate aldolase/2-dehydro-3-deoxy-phosphogluconate aldolase: MNIREILDIAPVIPVLVIGREEDAIPLARALVTGGLRVLEITLRTPVGLAAIAAIAADVPDAVVGVGTVTRADEFQRAKDAGARFAVSPGFSPELAEAARACGMPYLPGAMTPTEIMAARNAGFHELKFFPAQRGGGLAALASFAELFADVAFCPTGGIDEKTFADYLALDNVVCVGGSWLAPRDAIANRDWTTITRLAMRAAKPVDDSHLDEDDAMTSMTGEEDPGASTEQISRKPKHTTPGG; encoded by the coding sequence ATGAACATCCGCGAAATCCTCGACATCGCGCCGGTGATTCCGGTGCTTGTCATCGGGCGCGAGGAAGATGCGATTCCGCTTGCACGCGCGCTCGTTACCGGCGGCCTGCGTGTTCTCGAAATTACCTTGCGCACGCCGGTTGGCTTGGCGGCTATCGCGGCGATCGCGGCGGACGTCCCGGATGCCGTTGTGGGCGTCGGCACGGTTACGCGCGCCGACGAATTTCAGCGCGCCAAAGATGCCGGCGCCCGCTTTGCAGTGAGCCCGGGGTTTTCACCGGAACTTGCGGAAGCGGCGCGCGCATGCGGCATGCCTTATTTGCCAGGCGCCATGACGCCTACCGAAATCATGGCGGCGCGTAACGCGGGCTTTCACGAGTTGAAGTTTTTTCCCGCGCAGCGGGGCGGCGGTTTAGCGGCCCTGGCGTCATTTGCCGAACTGTTTGCCGACGTGGCGTTTTGTCCGACCGGCGGAATCGACGAAAAAACGTTCGCGGACTACCTCGCGCTCGACAATGTTGTCTGCGTCGGCGGCTCATGGCTCGCGCCGCGGGACGCTATCGCCAATCGCGATTGGACGACGATTACGCGATTGGCGATGCGTGCGGCCAAACCGGTTGATGATTCCCACCTTGACGAAGACGATGCGATGACCTCGATGACGGGGGAGGAAGATCCGGGTGCGAGTACCGAGCAGATCAGCCGTAAACCAAAGCACACTACGCCTGGCGGATAA
- the rimP gene encoding ribosome maturation factor RimP: protein MDLRKSIEPALVGLGYELVALESAGQGRAMRVFIDKPDGVNIDDCTLVSNHLTRLLAVEGFDYSRLEVSSPGLDRPLTRPEDFVRFTGQKARVRLRIPHAGQKNFVGILRGFADGVLQIEVDGKSLEFGLADLEKVRLAPDL from the coding sequence ATGGATTTGCGTAAATCGATCGAGCCCGCGCTGGTTGGCCTCGGCTATGAGTTGGTTGCGCTGGAAAGCGCAGGGCAGGGGCGCGCGATGCGGGTCTTCATAGACAAACCCGACGGTGTCAACATAGACGACTGCACCCTGGTCAGCAATCATCTGACACGCCTGCTTGCGGTCGAAGGTTTCGATTACAGCAGACTGGAAGTTTCATCGCCGGGGCTCGATCGGCCGCTGACGCGGCCCGAGGACTTCGTGCGGTTTACCGGACAAAAGGCGCGCGTCAGGTTGCGCATTCCGCATGCGGGGCAGAAGAACTTCGTCGGCATCCTGCGCGGATTCGCCGATGGTGTGCTGCAGATCGAGGTGGATGGCAAGTCGCTTGAATTCGGACTCGCCGATCTTGAGAAGGTCCGACTTGCGCCCGATCTATAG
- the nusA gene encoding transcription termination/antitermination protein NusA has translation MSREILLLVDALGREKNVAKEIVFGALELALASATKKKFAEDIDVRVEVDRTTGEHSAFRRWLVVADDAVEMPLQQIALSEAQQRDPEVELTDSIEEPLEPVEFGRIGAQTAKQVILQKIRDAEREQILNDFLLRKEHLVNGVIKRMERGNAIIESGRVEALLPRDQMIPKENLRVGDRVRAFLARIDRAARGPQLVLSRVSPEFLVKLFELEVPEIEEGLLEIKAAARDPGSRAKIAVKSNDPRIDPIGTCVGMRGSRVQAVTGELAGERVDIISWSADPAQFVINALAPAEVSSIVVDEEKHSMDIVVDEDNLAQAIGRAGQNVKLASELTGWEINLMTVEESHKKNEEEFATVRSLFMEKLDVDEEVADILVQEGFSTLEEVAYVPLTEMLEIESFDEDTVNELRSRARNSLLTQAIASEERVENNAEDLLTLEGMDNQTARELAAKGVTTIENLADLALDDLVEMTGMDAERAKQLIMTARAPWFA, from the coding sequence ATGAGCCGCGAAATTCTATTATTGGTCGATGCGCTGGGACGTGAGAAGAACGTCGCCAAGGAAATCGTGTTTGGCGCGCTCGAATTGGCGCTCGCTTCCGCGACCAAGAAAAAATTTGCAGAGGACATCGACGTGCGCGTCGAAGTCGATCGCACGACCGGCGAGCATTCGGCATTCCGGCGCTGGCTGGTCGTCGCGGATGATGCGGTCGAAATGCCCTTGCAGCAGATCGCCTTGAGCGAAGCGCAACAGCGCGATCCGGAAGTCGAACTGACCGATTCCATCGAGGAGCCGCTCGAGCCGGTCGAATTCGGTCGCATCGGCGCGCAAACCGCGAAACAGGTCATTCTGCAGAAAATCCGCGATGCCGAGCGCGAGCAGATCCTGAACGATTTTTTGCTGCGCAAGGAGCATCTGGTCAATGGTGTGATAAAGCGCATGGAGCGCGGCAACGCCATCATCGAATCCGGTCGCGTCGAAGCGCTGCTGCCGCGCGACCAGATGATCCCCAAGGAGAATTTGCGGGTTGGCGATCGCGTGCGCGCCTTTCTGGCAAGGATCGATCGCGCCGCGCGCGGCCCGCAGCTGGTGCTGTCGCGCGTCTCTCCCGAATTTCTGGTCAAGCTGTTCGAGCTTGAGGTGCCTGAAATTGAAGAGGGTCTGCTGGAAATCAAGGCGGCGGCGCGTGACCCGGGTTCGCGTGCGAAAATCGCGGTCAAATCTAACGATCCCCGCATCGATCCGATCGGCACCTGCGTCGGCATGCGCGGTTCGCGCGTGCAGGCGGTCACCGGCGAACTGGCAGGCGAGCGCGTCGACATCATTTCGTGGTCGGCCGATCCCGCGCAATTCGTTATCAATGCGCTGGCGCCGGCTGAGGTTTCCAGCATCGTCGTCGACGAGGAAAAGCACAGCATGGATATCGTCGTCGACGAAGACAATCTAGCGCAGGCGATTGGCCGAGCCGGTCAGAACGTCAAGCTCGCATCGGAACTGACCGGTTGGGAAATCAATCTTATGACGGTCGAGGAATCGCATAAAAAGAACGAGGAAGAGTTTGCGACAGTGCGCTCGCTCTTCATGGAGAAACTCGATGTCGACGAGGAAGTCGCCGACATTCTCGTGCAGGAAGGCTTTTCGACCCTGGAGGAGGTTGCCTATGTCCCGCTGACCGAAATGCTCGAAATCGAATCGTTCGACGAGGATACGGTCAATGAGTTGCGCAGCCGTGCGCGGAATTCGCTGCTGACGCAGGCGATCGCCTCCGAAGAACGGGTCGAGAATAACGCCGAGGATTTGCTGACGCTTGAAGGCATGGATAACCAGACCGCGCGCGAGCTGGCCGCCAAGGGCGTGACGACCATCGAAAATCTTGCCGATCTCGCGCTCGACGATCTGGTGGAAATGACGGGTATGGACGCCGAGCGGGCTAAACAATTGATCATGACGGCCCGCGCGCCGTGGTTTGCGTGA
- a CDS encoding phosphogluconate dehydratase — MNFPKPDSTVIAVTERIRERSRATRPAYLRRIDEAAKAGPLRKSLSCTNFAHGMAALPPEAKARIRDNARANIAIVSSYNDVLSAHQPFERFPQILRAATNEAGVVAQFAGGVPAMCDGVTQGQPGMELSLFSRDVIAMSTAIALSHNLFDAALCLGVCDKIVPGLLIGALSFGHLPVIFVPGGPMPTGIANDEKARVRQLFAERKIDREALLETEMKSYHAPGTCTFYGTANSNQMMMEVMGLHLPGAAFVNPDTPLRDALTAEAAKRAAAITPRGSEYTPIGHVVDERAIVNAIVGLLATGGSTNHTMHLVAIARAAGIDINWDDFSDLSDRIPLLARIYPNGAADINQFQAAGGMGFLIGELIDAGLLHADVATVAAGDLQRYREEPWLDQGRLAWRPAPRISLDPNILRPVSDPFSADGGLKLMTGNLGRAVIKTSAVAPAHRVIEAPALVFDTQDAVLAAFQAGRLERDFVAIVRFQGPRANGMPELHKLTPELGVLQKRGFKVALVTDGRMSGASGKVPAAIHVTPECAMGGPLAKVRDGDMILLDSERGILEARVGLDEWNIRRPKTGDLTGNEKGCGRELFGVFRSVAATAEQGATSFSATGLLTSDGAEAAKEEPKMIEPAA; from the coding sequence GTGAATTTCCCCAAGCCTGATTCGACAGTGATCGCCGTCACTGAACGCATACGCGAACGCAGCCGCGCAACGCGTCCCGCCTATCTGCGGCGCATCGACGAAGCCGCGAAAGCAGGGCCGTTGCGCAAGAGCTTGTCGTGCACGAATTTCGCGCACGGCATGGCGGCATTGCCACCCGAAGCGAAAGCGAGGATACGCGACAACGCCCGAGCGAACATCGCGATTGTCTCCTCGTACAACGATGTTTTATCGGCGCATCAACCGTTTGAACGCTTTCCGCAAATCCTCAGAGCGGCCACGAACGAAGCCGGCGTAGTCGCGCAGTTCGCGGGAGGCGTGCCTGCGATGTGCGATGGCGTGACGCAGGGTCAGCCGGGGATGGAGCTGTCGTTGTTCTCGCGCGACGTGATCGCGATGAGCACGGCCATCGCCCTGTCGCACAATCTGTTCGATGCCGCGCTGTGCCTCGGCGTTTGCGACAAGATCGTGCCCGGGCTTTTGATCGGTGCGTTGAGCTTCGGTCATCTCCCCGTCATCTTCGTCCCCGGCGGACCGATGCCGACCGGCATCGCCAACGACGAAAAAGCGCGCGTGCGTCAGCTTTTTGCCGAACGAAAAATCGATCGTGAAGCGCTGCTCGAAACCGAGATGAAGTCTTATCACGCGCCGGGCACGTGTACCTTTTATGGCACCGCCAACAGCAATCAGATGATGATGGAAGTGATGGGCCTGCATCTGCCGGGCGCGGCTTTCGTCAATCCGGACACGCCGTTGCGCGACGCGTTGACGGCGGAAGCGGCGAAGCGCGCTGCCGCGATCACGCCGCGCGGCAGCGAATACACGCCGATCGGACACGTCGTCGACGAGCGCGCCATCGTCAATGCGATCGTCGGCTTGCTCGCGACTGGCGGCTCGACGAATCACACCATGCATCTGGTTGCGATTGCCCGCGCCGCGGGCATCGATATCAACTGGGACGATTTCAGCGATCTGTCGGATCGCATACCGCTTCTGGCAAGGATCTATCCGAACGGCGCGGCGGATATCAATCAATTCCAGGCGGCGGGCGGTATGGGATTTTTGATCGGCGAACTGATCGATGCCGGCTTGTTGCACGCAGACGTTGCAACGGTGGCGGCAGGCGATTTACAACGTTATCGCGAGGAGCCGTGGCTCGACCAAGGCAGGCTTGCCTGGCGCCCGGCGCCGCGGATCAGCCTGGATCCGAACATTCTGCGGCCGGTCAGCGATCCGTTCAGCGCGGATGGCGGCCTGAAGCTGATGACAGGTAATCTGGGCCGCGCGGTAATCAAGACCTCCGCCGTCGCCCCCGCGCATCGCGTGATCGAGGCGCCGGCGCTTGTTTTCGACACGCAGGATGCCGTCCTCGCCGCATTTCAGGCGGGGAGGCTCGAGCGTGATTTCGTCGCCATCGTGCGCTTCCAGGGGCCGCGCGCGAACGGTATGCCGGAACTGCACAAGCTCACGCCGGAACTCGGTGTGTTGCAAAAGCGCGGCTTCAAGGTCGCATTGGTTACGGACGGCAGGATGTCGGGGGCTTCGGGCAAAGTGCCGGCGGCTATCCATGTCACGCCCGAATGTGCGATGGGCGGACCGCTGGCCAAGGTGCGCGACGGCGACATGATCCTGCTCGACAGCGAGCGCGGCATTCTGGAAGCGCGTGTCGGGCTTGACGAATGGAACATTCGCCGGCCAAAGACAGGGGATTTGACCGGCAACGAAAAAGGCTGCGGGCGCGAGCTGTTCGGCGTGTTCCGCAGCGTTGCGGCGACGGCCGAACAAGGCGCGACAAGCTTTTCGGCAACCGGTCTATTGACCTCTGATGGCGCCGAGGCTGCAAAGGAGGAACCGAAAATGATCGAGCCTGCGGCATGA